Proteins encoded together in one Vitis vinifera cultivar Pinot Noir 40024 chromosome 4, ASM3070453v1 window:
- the LOC104878343 gene encoding F-box protein SKIP23-like: protein MESDTGQWSHLPKDLLAKIAGRLDTRIDFLRFRGVCSSWMSSVSPTFPSKNPLLSLKIPYPIDSIANLNISDPDTPNPRVSFSLIESTLYYLQPLRQTPDSKEALLVKLEEPKPEKVRLMDTFSRRAIQHLPKNFPKVLNTLDFRVREVGKTYGLRFFDVRGKPITRFEFKSILIKKVIMFSKGDEYGLMMIRFRGGLALWRLGEKKWSLIDDGAEKSHFDDVIYYKGRFYAIDYIGRIVVIDVDSLKATELASPVHGSRGNHRHFVESFGELFLVDKYVVTFCNNYSDIVSVVPDYPVHFEVFKFIEEEQKWDWVSDIGDRVLFVDDDRTFSLSSTDFPGFKGNCVYFTEYCFCEEDYDRPGFEAGIFDLEQRIARPLSAFPGYSKIFWPPPVWLRPQRS from the coding sequence ATGGAGAGCGATACAGGGCAGTGGTCCCATCTCCCGAAGGATCTGCTAGCGAAGATCGCCGGACGCCTCGACACCCGCATCGATTTTCTCCGTTTCCGCGGCGTCTGCTCTTCATGGATGTCGTCCGTTTCCCCTACCTTTCCCAGCAAAAACCCTCTCTTGTCTCTGAAAATCCCGTACCCCATTGACTCCATTGCAAACCTCAACATCAGTGACCCCGACACCCCCAACCCTCGCGTCTCCTTTTCCCTCATCGAGTCCACTCTCTATTATCTTCAACCACTCCGCCAAACCCCAGATTCCAAAGAGGCCCTGTTGGTTAAGTTGGAGGAGCCTAAACCAGAGAAAGTCCGTCTTATGGACACCTTCTCCAGACGCGCCATCCAGCATCTGCCCAAAAATTTCCCCAAGGTTCTCAATACCCTTGACTTTCGAGTCCGTGAAGTTGGTAAAACTTATGGTCTTCGTTTCTTTGATGTTCGGGGTAAGCCTATTACTAGGTTTGAGTTCAAATCTATTTTGATTAAGAAAGTAATTATGTTCTCGAAGGGTGATGAGTATGGTTTGATGATGATTCGTTTTAGAGGGGGGCTGGCTCTATGGAGATTGGGGGAGAAGAAATGGAGTTTGATAGATGATGGAGCAGAGAAATCTCATTTTGACGATGTTATATACTATAAGGGGAGATTCTATGCTATTGATTATATAGGAAGAATCGTGGTGATTGATGTTGACTCTCTGAAAGCCACAGAGCTTGCGTCTCCGGTGCATGGTAGCAGGGGTAATCACAGGCATTTTGTGGAGTCATTTGGGGAACTGTTTTTGGTTGATAAGTACGTAGTAACCTTTTGTAATAATTATAGCGACATAGTTTCTGTTGTCCCGGATTATCCTGTTCATTTTGAGGTCTTTAAGTTCATTGAGGAGGAGCAGAAGTGGGATTGGGTAAGCGACATTGGCGACCGAGTGTTGTTTGTGGATGATGACCGCACCTTTTCTCTCTCGTCTACCGACTTCCCTGGATTCAAGGGGAACTGCGTTTATTTCACCGAATACTGTTTCTGTGAAGAAGACTATGATCGTCCCGGGTTCGAAGCTGGCATATTCGATTTAGAGCAGCGCATTGCTAGGCCACTATCGGCTTTCCCAGGGTATTCTAAGATCTTTTGGCCACCCCCAGTTTGGCTCAGGCCACAAAGAAGCTAA
- the LOC100264333 gene encoding thiol-disulfide oxidoreductase LTO1 has product MASFVVSYHPFFSPTPRLYSPSPSPSIPSVTQCKGWGRGVLMLPLKCLPKQTPDSDTASSSSSSPSISAYSWCAGLGGLGFLETTYLTYLKLTNSDAFCPIGGGTCSDVLNSDYAAVFGVPLPLIGMAAYGLVTILGLQLAGKNVPFGIGETNGRLLLLGTTTSMSAASAYFLYILSTQFPGASCSYCLVSALLSFSLFFTSLKDFQLKDIQKTVVLQLCIASLVVATLSTSYNTLPVSTSLAEIDLQPFTVEITTQSSPLALSLAKHLRSIGAKMYGAFWCSHCVEQKQMFGREAAKLLDYVECFPNGYRKGIKMDKACSAARIEGFPTWVINGEVLSGEQEFSELARASGFDFDSSSQT; this is encoded by the exons ATGGCTAGCTTCGTCGTATCGTATCATCCGTTCTTTTCACCCACTCCTCGTTTGTATTCTCCATCTCCTTCTCCATCGATTCCTTCTGTAACCCAATGCAAGGGTTGGGGTCGCGGGGTTCTGATGCTTCCCCTTAAGTGCTTACCCAAGCAAACTCCGGATTCCGATACTGCGTCctcgtcttcttcttctccgAGCATTTCAGCATATAGTTGGTGTGCAGGActtggaggtttagggtttCTGGAAACCACGTACTTGACTTACCTCAAGCTCACCAATTCCGATGCCTTTTGCCCCATTGGCGGTGGCACCTGCAGCGATGTCCTCAACAGTGACTATGCCGCCGTTTTTG GTGTTCCTCTTCCATTAATTGGAATGGCTGCTTATGGGCTAGTTACAATACTTGGTTTACAGTTGGCTGGAAAGAATGTGCCTTTTGGAATTGGTGAAACTAATGGTCGTTTGCTTTTACTTGGGACCACTACCTCCATGTCTGCTGCAAGTGCATACTTCTTGTACATTCTAAGCACACAATTTCCAGGAGCATCATGCTCATATTGTTTAGTTTCGGCTCTATTGTCGTTCAGCTTATTTTTCACCTCTCTAAAg GATTTTCAGTTGAAAGACATACAGAAAACTGTGGTGCTACAGCTATGTATTGCTAGCTTGGTGGTTGCTACTTTAAGCACTTCATATAATACTTTGCCTGTCTCAACAAG CTTGGCTGAAATTGACCTGCAACCATTTACAGTTGAAATTACAACACAGTCAAGTCCTTTGGCTCTTTCTCTTGCAAAGCATTTGCGATCCATTGGAGCTAAAATGTATGGCGCTTTCTGGTGTTCACACTGTGTGGAACAAAAACAG ATGTTCGGACGTGAGGCAGCAAAGCTATTGGACTATGTGGAATGCTTCCCTAATGGATATAGGAAGGGAATTAAAATGGACAAGGCTTGTTCAGCTGCTAGAATTGAGGGGTTCCCAACATGGGTAATAAATGGAGAG GTTTTGAGTGGAGAACAAGAATTTTCAGAGCTTGCTCGAGCATCTGGATTTGATTTTGACAGTTCTAGTCAAACCTAA
- the LOC100243684 gene encoding UPF0548 protein At2g17695, which translates to MVFLLWSRPSPQKQKACLEKSGGINYDSKYKGFTTKPASQLKEDKELSEAGFFINHARILVGSGLDTYEKGKVALENWRHFAFDWAFVDPTTPIRKGVKFCVCTKTFLPWTMMPLEVVYVDEKKNANKAIASFGFGSGTLHGHLLAGEERFSIELDENDQVWYEVLSFSKPGNILSVLGYPYVQSMQKRFAHLSTNAVLKHLSA; encoded by the exons ATGGTATTCCTGCTCTGGTCTCGCCCTTCTCCTCAGAAACAGAAGGCTTGCCTTGAAAA GTCTGGTGGCATCAACTATGATTCCAAGTACAAAGGATTTACTACCAAGCCAGCGTCTCAGCTCAAAGAAGACAAGGAGCTCTCAGAAGctggattttttatcaaccatgCTCGCATTTTAGTGGGTTCGGGTCTTGATACCTATGAAAAGGGCAAGGTTGCTCTTGAGAACTGGAG GCATTTTGCATTTGATTGGGCGTTTGTCGATCCCACAACTCCGATTCGAAAAGGGGTGAAGTTTTGCGTTTGTACCAAGACGTTCCTTCCATGGACGATGATGCCTCTTGAGGTAGTGTATgtggatgaaaagaaaaatgctaaCAAGGCCATTGCCTCATTTGGGTTCGGCAGTGGCACCCTTCATGGTCACCTCCTG GCTGGAGAAGAGCGTTTTTCAATTGAGCTGGATGAGAATGACCAGGTCTGGTATGAAGTACTTTCCTTCTCCAAGCCTGGCAACATCCTATCAGTTCTCGGGTACCCATATGTACAATCTATGCAAAAGCGGTTTGCACATCTCTCTACCAATGCAGTTCTGAAACATTTGTCAGCCTAA
- the LOC100265995 gene encoding uncharacterized protein LOC100265995 — protein MCAQASPSEQEQLVEKLEIFKIRGRDKRGRKILRIIGKYFPARTLSVDVVKKYLEDKIFPKLGKKQFSVLYVHTDVERSENFPGISALRSIYEAIPVNVKENLEAVYFVHPGLQSRLFLATFGRLLLGGGLYGKLRYVNRLDLLWEHVRRNEIEIPDFVYDHDEELEYRPMMDYGLESDHPRVYGAPAVDSPVSMYSMRCIS, from the exons ATGTGTGCTCAAGCTTCGCCATCCGAACAGGAGCAACTCGTTGAGAAACTCGAAATTTTCAAGATCCGGGGGAGAGATAAACGTGGCCGGAAGATCCTTCGCATTATCGGAAAGTACTTCCCTG CGCGAACTCTGAGCGTTGATGTCGTGAAGAAATATTTGGAGGACAAGATTTTCCCTAAATTAGGGAAAAAACAGTTCTCTGTGCTGTACGTGCACACCGATGTGGAGAGGAGCGAGAATTTCCCCGGAATCTCAGCTCTCCGATCCATCTACGAGGCGATTCCAGTGAACGTGAAGGAGAATCTGGAGGCTGTTTACTTTGTTCACCCAGGCCTGCAGTCTAGGCTCTTCTTGGCAACCTTTGGCCGCCTTCTCCTCGGCGGAGG GCTGTATGGGAAGCTGAGGTACGTCAACAGACTGGACCTCCTGTGGGAACACGTGAGGAGGAACGAGATTGAGATCCCTGATTTCGTGTACGATCATGATGAAGAGCTGGAGTACCGTCCGATGATGGACTATGGGTTGGAGAGCGATCATCCAAGGGTGTATGGTGCACCAGCGGTGGATTCTCCTGTGTCAATGTACTCTATGAGATGCATCTCGTAG